From the Cryptomeria japonica chromosome 2, Sugi_1.0, whole genome shotgun sequence genome, one window contains:
- the LOC131065922 gene encoding disease resistance protein Roq1-like, whose translation MASSSTARQNQTKPENAFDEIAPYFVPKSTEPWDIFINHRGCDVKYTLATTIYDKLHSMGLHVFLDVEALEAGDCIPAEIQHAITSATLQIAIFSVNYAQSPWCLAELSFMLKTGKKIFPIFYHVDLSDLSLDGQGKGKYAYAFSEHEKKGRYKSEKLDEWKRALHESSLIPGYLVSNNEDEATVLKNIVNCAFETLKKVPLSVADHPVGLDELVQRFESVRGEEEVKIKGIVGMGGSGKTTLAKELFNRNISSFERGSFVFDVRDAASRNALADKQKKLLSDLGVDDLQFDNVDEGKVVLANRLSFHQALIVLDDVDHIDQVNALLPNKDNLGSHSMVIVTTRELDVLISWGLSLSCIYKMPELNTSNAKQLFCWHAFLQLSPPAEFEILVQEFLKVCNASFAIDKTYFNGLGKIAMASNSIKYLQDLERLVVEFRGSSLSEEFSGLQLLAYFGLYSPVLS comes from the exons ATGGCTTCCTCTTCCACGGCCAGGCAAAACCAAACAAAACCAGAAAACGCTTTTGATGAAATTGCACCTTATTTTGTACCTAAATCTACAGAGCCCTGGGACATATTTATTAATCATCGCGGATGTGATGTAAAATACACATTAGCCACTACCATCTACGATAAACTTCATTCCATGGGTTTGCATGTTTTTCTAGATGTGGAAGCCCTTGAGGCTGGTGATTGTATTCCAGCAGAGATACAACACGCTATAACTAGTGCCACCCTTCAGATTGCCATTTTTTCTGTCAACTATGCTCAATCTCCATGGTGTTTGGCGGAGCTATCTTTCATGCTCAAAACTGGTAAAAAAATCTTTCCCATTTTCTATCATGTTGATCTCTCTGATCTCAGCTTGGATGGTCAAGGAAAAGGAAAATATGCCTATGCATTCTCAGAGCATGAAAAGAAGGGCAGATACAAATCTGAAAAGCTTGATGAGTGGAAAAGGGCACTCCACGAAAGTTCATTGATACCCGGCTACCTGGTCAGCAATAATGA GGATGAGGCCACAGTTTTGAAGAATATTGTGAATTGTGCATTTGAAACCCTGAAAAAAGTTCCATTATCGGTAGCCGATCATCCAGTTGGATTGGATGAGTTGGTTCAACGCTTCGAATCAGTTCGAGGAGAGGAGGAAGTGAAAATCAAGGGGATCGTGGGCATGGGAGGTAGTGGGAAAACCACATTGGCCAAAGAGCTGTTCAACAGGAACATTTCCTCCTTTGAAAGAGGCAGCTTTGTTTTCGACGTGCGAGATGCAGCATCCAGAAACGCTCTGGCTGACAAGCAGAAAAAGCTTCTAAGTGACCTCGGTGTGGATGATTTGCAGTTCGACAATGTAGATGAAGGCAAGGTCGTTCTTGCAAATCGTTTGAGCTTTCATCAGGCGCTCATCGTTTTGGATGACGTGGACCACATCGACCAGGTAAATGCTTTATTGCCAAATAAAGACAATCTTGGATCCCATAGCATGGTCATTGTAACCACTCGAGAATTGGATGTCCTTATATCATGGGGCCTCTCCCTCTCCTGCATTTATAAAATGCCAGAACTCAACACGTCAAATGCCAAGCAGTTATTCTGTTGGCACGCTTTCTTGCAACTCTCTCCACCCGCTGAATTTGAAATTCTGGTTCAAGAGTTCTTAAAGGTGTGCAATG CTTCCTTTGCAATTGACAAAACTTATTTTAACGGGTTGGGGAAAATTGCAATGGCTTCCAATTCAATAAAATATCTTCAGGATTTGGAAAGGCTTGTCGTTGAATTTCGTGGTAGCAGTTTGTCAGAAGAGTTCAGTGGCCTCCAACTACTGGCGTATTTCGGATTATACTCTCCAGTGCTATCATAG